In a genomic window of Kluyveromyces marxianus DMKU3-1042 DNA, complete genome, chromosome 7:
- the RGI1 gene encoding uncharacterized protein: protein MTKKDKGPKFTTVTTKSGEVVKVFEDLESFETFIKNETEDEEFDHVHCHLKYYPPFVLHESHDDPEKIKDSANSHSKKFVRHLHQHIEKHLLKDIKERVHLPDLKFKDKGKEETFEHIVWKYNDVAQYHGKDFEIHVTVECHNDSAIVDVDYLTTPVVAAA, encoded by the coding sequence ATGACCAAGAAGGATAAAGGACCAAAGTTCACAACAGTCACCACCAAGAGCGGAGAAGTCGTCAAGGTATTTGAGGACTTGGAGTCGTTTGAAACGTTCATCAAGAATGAGACGgaggatgaagaatttgatCACGTGCATTGTCATTTGAAGTACTACCCTCCATTTGTGCTTCATGAGTCGCACGATGACCCAGAAAAGATTAAGGATTCTGCGAACTCGCACTCAAAAAAGTTCGTAAGACACTTGCATCAGCACATTGAGAAGCATTTGCTAAAGGATATCAAGGAGAGGGTTCATTTGCCAGACCTAAAGTTCAAGGATAAGGGTAAGGAGGAGACCTTCGAGCACATTGTATGGAAGTATAACGATGTTGCCCAGTACCACGGTAAGGACTTCGAAATCCATGTCACTGTGGAATGCCACAACGATTCGGCCATCGTGGATGTTGACTACCTCACCACCCCTGTAGTTGCAGCCGCATAA